The genomic segment TATTTTGTGTTGCTGAGTCAAAATTAGGCGAAAGCCATTCGTTTACTTTGTCTAAAATAGTTTGTTTGATTTCCATTTATGTCTATTATTTGGTATAACCAATCTTTTTTCGTTCTTGTTGCACCTTATCTTGTTGCTTGGAATCCATCAAATGATTCAGTGCTTTATAAATCTCTGGACCCGAGCCTTAAGGCGAACAGGCGCAGCAAACTGCTGTTCAATTTCCGTTACTCGTTTTGTTAATTCTTCATACGTCAGTGCAAATTTTCGAAGCGAAACAAAACTGCGCATGATGGCAATGTTAATTTCAATAGCTTTTTCGTTATTCAAAACACTTGAAAGCATTGCTACGCCCTGTTCTGTAAACGCAAAGGGCATGTATCTTATTCCTCCTCTGTTTGAGGTCACAATTTGTGACCTCAAACATTGAAATTCTTCTTCGGTTAATTCAAACATGAAGTCTTCAGGGAATCTATTTAGATTTCTTCTAACAGCTTGTTTTAGAGTTCTTGTTTCCGTATTGTACAATTCAGCTAAATCAAAATCGAGTAGTACTTTGTGATCTCTGATTTCGATAATTTTTTGGGTAATGATTTGGGAGTTGGGCATTTAATTCAAATAAGTTTTTAATTCAGTTCATTAGCAATTTTATAACGTTCTTCATTATTTTTTGTGCGAAGGATTATTTCGCCTAAAAACCCAGCTAGGAATAATTGCGAACCAATAATCATAGCGGTTAGCGCGATATAAAACAGTGGATTATTTGTTACCAATATGGTATCGTAACCCGAGTACAAACGGAATAATTTGACACCAATAATCAAACCTGTAGAAACAAAACCAATGATAAACATTAATACGCCCACAGCTCCAAAAAAGTGCATAGGTCGTTTCCCATAACGTGATAAAAACCA from the Flavobacterium ammonificans genome contains:
- a CDS encoding ORF6N domain-containing protein, which codes for MPNSQIITQKIIEIRDHKVLLDFDLAELYNTETRTLKQAVRRNLNRFPEDFMFELTEEEFQCLRSQIVTSNRGGIRYMPFAFTEQGVAMLSSVLNNEKAIEINIAIMRSFVSLRKFALTYEELTKRVTEIEQQFAAPVRLKARVQRFIKH